In one window of Massilibacterium senegalense DNA:
- the pdhA gene encoding pyruvate dehydrogenase (acetyl-transferring) E1 component subunit alpha: MVKELLQQFDANEVKTFQLLNEHGEVQNEAFLPNITDEQLKELMRRMVYTRVWDQRAISLNRQGRLGFYAPVAGQEASMIGSEFALEKEDWVLPSYRDIPQMVWHGLPLYKAFLYSRGHLEGGQIDEGVNVLMPQIIIAAQCTQNAGVALGLKKRGKRNVSLTYFGDGATSQGDFYEGLNFAGAYQAPAIFISQNNRFAISVPVEKQTAAKTLAQKAVAAGIRGIQVDGMDVLAVYAAVQAAREAAINGEGPTFIETLTYRYGPHTMAGDDPTRYRTKELDNEWEVKDPLIRFRNYLEKKGLWTEEDEQRTVEQAKQNIKEAMKKADEAPKQKVTDLIENMFETLPQPLQEQLAEYKRKESN; encoded by the coding sequence ATGGTAAAGGAATTGTTACAACAATTTGACGCAAATGAAGTGAAAACATTTCAATTATTGAACGAACATGGAGAAGTTCAAAACGAAGCGTTTCTTCCTAATATAACAGATGAACAATTAAAAGAACTGATGAGACGGATGGTGTATACACGAGTTTGGGATCAACGAGCGATTTCATTAAATCGCCAAGGTCGATTAGGCTTTTATGCACCGGTTGCAGGACAAGAAGCTTCGATGATTGGATCGGAATTCGCATTAGAAAAAGAAGATTGGGTGTTACCTTCTTATCGTGATATTCCGCAAATGGTTTGGCATGGTCTTCCATTATATAAAGCATTCTTATATTCTCGCGGTCATTTAGAAGGTGGGCAAATAGATGAAGGCGTAAACGTTTTAATGCCACAAATCATTATTGCTGCGCAATGTACCCAAAATGCGGGAGTAGCTTTAGGATTGAAAAAACGTGGGAAAAGGAATGTTTCTTTAACGTATTTTGGAGACGGAGCAACGAGTCAAGGGGATTTTTATGAAGGACTAAACTTTGCTGGAGCGTATCAAGCACCTGCTATCTTTATTTCCCAAAATAACCGTTTTGCGATTTCTGTTCCCGTTGAAAAACAAACAGCAGCCAAAACATTGGCGCAAAAAGCAGTCGCAGCAGGGATTCGTGGCATTCAAGTCGATGGCATGGACGTATTAGCTGTATATGCAGCTGTGCAAGCAGCGCGAGAGGCGGCAATTAATGGAGAAGGTCCAACCTTTATCGAAACGTTAACGTATCGTTACGGTCCGCATACAATGGCAGGCGACGATCCAACACGTTACCGTACAAAAGAATTAGACAATGAATGGGAAGTAAAAGACCCACTTATTCGTTTTCGAAACTATTTAGAGAAAAAAGGGCTGTGGACAGAAGAAGATGAACAACGTACGGTAGAACAAGCAAAACAAAATATTAAAGAAGCGATGAAAAAAGCAGATGAAGCACCGAAACAAAAAGTGACTGATTTAATTGAAAATATGTTTGAAACATTACCACAACCTTTACAAGAGCAATTAGCAGAATATAAAAGAAAGGAGTCGAACTAA
- a CDS encoding aldo/keto reductase has product MTVDRKIDTFDTKKNKRRINHMEKRRLGTSNIEASIIGFGTWAAGGRGWGNVQKEEVKKTFVQAVEYGVNFFDTAPIYGRGESERVVGEALKPYRDQIYIATKCGLVWDNNGKMRKHNGKESILREIDESLRRLQTDYVDLYQVHWPDPETPIEETMEALNLILESGKARYVGVSNFSKDLIEQSLKLAPIVSLQSLYNILERKVEKEELPFVNEQEMGFIPYSPLAQGLLTGKFDASHQIDEKDVRAMNPLFQLENLPRNVALVGQLKEIAKEYNRPVSQVAINWLLKKQGVSTVICGAKTVEQLQENVKASEWELANEHVQQIDSLIKEG; this is encoded by the coding sequence TTGACAGTTGATAGAAAAATCGATACGTTTGATACAAAGAAAAATAAAAGGAGAATAAATCATATGGAAAAAAGACGATTGGGAACAAGTAATATTGAAGCATCCATTATCGGTTTTGGTACATGGGCTGCTGGCGGACGCGGCTGGGGAAATGTACAAAAAGAAGAAGTAAAAAAAACGTTCGTGCAAGCTGTAGAATATGGGGTGAACTTTTTTGATACAGCACCGATTTATGGACGTGGAGAGTCGGAGCGTGTAGTAGGAGAAGCTTTGAAACCGTACCGAGATCAAATTTACATAGCGACAAAATGTGGATTAGTATGGGACAATAATGGAAAGATGCGTAAGCATAATGGAAAAGAAAGTATTTTACGTGAAATCGATGAAAGTTTACGCCGTCTCCAAACGGATTACGTCGACTTATATCAAGTGCATTGGCCAGACCCAGAAACGCCTATTGAAGAAACGATGGAAGCATTAAATCTTATTTTAGAATCTGGGAAGGCTCGGTATGTTGGTGTATCCAATTTTTCGAAAGATTTAATAGAACAATCATTAAAATTAGCACCAATTGTTTCGTTACAATCGCTTTATAATATTTTAGAACGAAAAGTAGAAAAAGAAGAGTTACCATTTGTCAACGAGCAGGAGATGGGATTTATTCCATACAGTCCACTTGCTCAAGGCTTATTAACAGGTAAATTTGATGCATCACACCAAATCGATGAAAAAGATGTTCGCGCAATGAATCCATTATTTCAACTGGAAAACTTACCACGTAATGTTGCGCTTGTAGGGCAATTAAAAGAAATTGCAAAAGAATACAATCGTCCAGTAAGTCAGGTAGCAATTAATTGGTTATTAAAAAAACAAGGAGTATCAACTGTTATTTGTGGTGCAAAAACAGTAGAGCAGTTACAAGAAAACGTAAAGGCGAGTGAATGGGAGTTAGCAAATGAACACGTGCAACAAATTGATTCACTCATTAAAGAGGGATAG
- a CDS encoding alpha-ketoacid dehydrogenase subunit beta, whose amino-acid sequence MAQMTMIQAITDAMRTELRRDENVLVFGEDVGKNGGVFRATDGLQAEFGEERVFDTPLAESGIGGLAVGLGLQQFRPVMEIQFFGFVFEVMDAVASQMARMRYRSGGRYHSPITIRSPFGGGVKTPELHADSLEGLFAQTPGVKVVIPSTPYDAKGLLISAIRDNDPVIFLEHMKLYRSFRGEVPEGEYTIPLGKADIKREGKDVTIVTYGAMVHSSLKAAEKLAEEGIECEVIDLRTVSPLDVDTIVESVKKTNRAVVVQEAQKQAGVAANVIAEINDRAILHLEAPVMRVTAPDTVFPFALAEDIWLPDYKDIIEKVHAVLYF is encoded by the coding sequence ATGGCACAAATGACGATGATTCAAGCGATTACAGACGCGATGCGTACCGAGTTAAGAAGAGATGAAAATGTTCTTGTCTTTGGGGAAGACGTAGGTAAAAACGGAGGCGTGTTTCGAGCGACAGATGGATTACAAGCTGAATTTGGTGAAGAGCGAGTATTCGATACACCATTAGCAGAATCAGGAATTGGTGGTTTAGCTGTTGGGTTAGGGTTACAACAATTTCGTCCGGTTATGGAGATTCAGTTTTTTGGCTTTGTATTTGAAGTAATGGATGCAGTCGCTTCGCAAATGGCCAGAATGCGCTATCGCTCAGGCGGACGTTATCATTCTCCAATTACGATTCGTTCCCCATTTGGCGGAGGGGTGAAAACACCCGAATTGCATGCCGATAGTTTAGAAGGATTATTTGCACAAACACCAGGGGTAAAAGTAGTAATCCCGTCGACACCATACGATGCAAAAGGGCTGTTAATTTCTGCTATTCGTGATAATGATCCAGTCATCTTTTTAGAGCATATGAAATTATATCGTTCTTTCCGCGGAGAAGTACCAGAAGGAGAATATACGATTCCGTTGGGAAAAGCAGATATAAAACGAGAAGGAAAAGACGTGACGATTGTTACATACGGAGCAATGGTTCACTCGTCTTTGAAAGCAGCAGAAAAACTAGCAGAAGAAGGTATTGAGTGTGAGGTAATTGACTTACGTACTGTAAGCCCGTTAGATGTTGATACAATCGTGGAGTCTGTGAAGAAAACGAATCGTGCCGTCGTGGTACAAGAAGCACAAAAACAAGCGGGAGTTGCAGCAAATGTCATTGCTGAAATTAATGATCGGGCGATTTTACATTTAGAAGCTCCCGTAATGCGTGTAACGGCTCCGGATACTGTTTTTCCATTTGCGTTAGCAGAAGATATTTGGTTACCAGATTATAAAGATATTATCGAAAAAGTACATGCTGTTTTATATTTCTAA
- the def gene encoding peptide deformylase, with translation MITMKDVIREDHPVLRQVAEPFHLPLTDEDKALAKKMMEFLEASQDPELCKKYDLRPGIGLAAPQIAVSKQLIAVLVEDEKGREYRHTLFNPKIVSHSVEQTYLAGGEGCLSVDREVPGYVPRYARITVTGINEKNEPVKLRLKGLPAIVFQHEIDHLNGILFFDHINKKDPFQAIENAVPIS, from the coding sequence TTGATTACAATGAAAGATGTTATTCGTGAAGATCATCCCGTTCTACGTCAAGTTGCCGAGCCGTTTCATTTACCATTAACGGATGAAGATAAAGCATTAGCGAAAAAAATGATGGAGTTTTTAGAAGCAAGCCAAGACCCTGAATTATGTAAAAAATATGATTTACGTCCTGGCATTGGTCTTGCAGCACCGCAAATTGCTGTTTCGAAACAGCTCATTGCCGTATTAGTAGAAGATGAAAAAGGTCGAGAATACCGTCATACTTTATTTAATCCCAAAATTGTGAGTCACTCTGTGGAACAAACATATTTAGCTGGTGGCGAAGGTTGTTTAAGTGTCGACCGTGAAGTTCCTGGATACGTACCGCGTTATGCACGCATTACAGTGACTGGGATTAACGAAAAAAATGAACCTGTAAAACTTCGCTTAAAAGGACTTCCTGCGATTGTTTTTCAACATGAAATTGATCATTTAAATGGTATTTTATTTTTTGATCACATTAATAAAAAAGATCCTTTTCAAGCAATTGAAAACGCCGTACCTATTTCGTAA
- a CDS encoding Cof-type HAD-IIB family hydrolase: MAKKLVLFDIDGTLLDRNKQLPSSAKEAIFALHEKDIDVAIATGRAPFMFQSIREELKIDTFISVNGQYVVYKGEIIYENPLHQSELDKLEQFSNERQHPMVFLDEKKMVANCSYHPFVEESIASLKMPHPPHIANFHQENVVYQALVCCEQEAQRMYEQTFPKFDFIRWHEYSIDVLPKGQSKAKGIVRLLDQLQINLKDVYAFGDGLNDIEMMKTVGVAVAMENGKEETKCHADFITDTPENDGIYKGLKKLALI; this comes from the coding sequence ATGGCAAAAAAATTAGTACTTTTTGATATTGATGGGACACTGTTAGATCGGAATAAACAACTTCCTTCTTCGGCGAAGGAAGCTATTTTTGCCCTTCATGAAAAAGATATTGATGTGGCAATAGCAACCGGAAGAGCGCCATTTATGTTTCAATCGATTCGAGAGGAATTGAAGATTGATACATTTATTAGTGTGAACGGTCAATATGTCGTGTATAAAGGTGAGATCATTTATGAAAATCCGTTGCATCAATCGGAACTCGATAAGTTAGAGCAATTTTCCAATGAGCGTCAACATCCGATGGTCTTTTTAGATGAGAAAAAAATGGTAGCGAATTGTTCGTATCATCCGTTTGTTGAAGAAAGTATTGCATCGTTAAAAATGCCGCATCCGCCACACATTGCAAATTTTCACCAAGAAAATGTTGTTTATCAGGCACTCGTTTGTTGTGAACAAGAAGCGCAACGGATGTATGAACAAACATTTCCTAAATTTGATTTTATTCGTTGGCACGAATATTCGATCGATGTGTTACCAAAAGGACAATCAAAGGCAAAAGGGATTGTGCGCCTACTTGATCAACTTCAAATCAATTTGAAAGATGTGTATGCTTTTGGGGACGGGTTAAATGATATTGAAATGATGAAAACGGTCGGGGTAGCAGTTGCGATGGAAAACGGTAAAGAAGAAACGAAGTGCCACGCAGATTTTATTACCGATACACCCGAAAACGATGGTATTTATAAAGGGCTAAAAAAGTTAGCTTTAATTTAA